In Zonotrichia albicollis isolate bZonAlb1 chromosome 3, bZonAlb1.hap1, whole genome shotgun sequence, a single window of DNA contains:
- the LOC141728529 gene encoding uncharacterized protein LOC141728529: MNCCFPAPLHPGGGGKVSPAAEEDFFTASSEHAPMEPFLPPTSLSPGGWEWAAPPRAARQAPPRPAPQAPPRPAPGPPPLAVPPAPPRAFPPAPKSSETLLPAAELLLVGDSDSPLPLPPAVPPLPVLAPPPPVHTPPASATASPQLTPEPGAEDTADPESCPPPSPTEAEKPAVPPLPAAAVAAAPAPSTISPPSFSGCPGAVPAEGAATGEEGVTAPSEEPEWPDSWGRGQHLPAFKISILGWLGGVWSVAAPWRLPSLPPLACPSSEGQNRSLEKSEILCLERQIPMSVQEIWVEQCLTPSLLRTPLSQWRHFQE; the protein is encoded by the exons ATGAATTGCTGCTTTCCAGCCCCCCTGCATCCAGGCGGGGGGGGCAAAGTTTCGCCAGCAGCCGAAGAAGATTTTTTTACTGCGTCTTCGGAGCATGCTCCGATGGAGCCATTCCTTCCtcccacttctctctctccggggggaTGGGAGTGGGCTGCACCGCCCCGGGCAGCCCGGCAGGCCCCGCCCCGGCCAGCGCCGCAAGCGCCTCCCAGACCCGCCCCGGGGCCGCCTCCCCTGGCGGTCCCACCCGCCCCTCCGCGGGCTTTCCCGCCTGCGCCTAAGAGCTCGGAAAcactgctccctgcagctgagctACTGTTGGTAGGCGACAGCGATTCTCCGCTGCCGCTCCCCCCTGCTGTTCCGCCGCTGCCCGTGTTGGCTCCGCCGCCTCCCGTGCACACTCCGCCGGCTTCTGCAACTGCATCTCCACAGCTGAccccagagccaggggcagAAGACACTGCCGACCCCGAGTCGTGCCCGCCGCCCTCTCCCACAGAGGCAGAGAAGCCTGCGGTCCCACCGCTCCCGGCAGCAGCTGTCGCGGCAGCTCCTGCACCCAGCACGATTTCCCCCCCGAGTTTTTCTGGTTgtcccggggctgtccctgcggAGGGAGCTGCGACAGGGGAAGAGGGCGTCACCGCTCCTTCTGAGGAGCCGGAATGGCCCGACAGCTGGGGGCGGGGGCAGCATCTGCCGGCGTTCAAGATCAGCATTCTTGGCTGGTTGGGGGGTGTTTGGTCAGTTGCTGCCCCATGGAGGTTGCCATCTCTGCCGCCCCTTGCGTGCCCCAGCAGCGAGGGGCAG AACAGGTCCCTGGAAAAATCTGAAATACTCTGTCTAGAGCGGCAAATCCCAATGTCAGTACAAGAGATCTGGGTAGAGCAATGTCTCACACCATCACTCTTGAGAACACCACTGTCTCAGTGGAGGCATTTTCAAgaatga
- the LOC141728530 gene encoding sulfotransferase 6B1-like, with product MEESRKKIVGLVENAEAAANSMRRDELLFSYKGILYPTTVCSPESFKALESFEARRDDVILAGYPKSGTNWLSQILTDLIAISQKKTPGSESSVNAEEPAEFPYLEVGDAGKYERMTKLPSPRFMVTHLRPENLPKSIFQSNAKIFLLIRNPKDVATSYYHYSNGLALLPSYETWDDFFTDFMTKKMAWGCYFEYLSEWNKYADKENIMTITYEEMKENPALRVKNIATFFGIPLNEDQLHLVLDRSSFQSMKKNSDKTHGSAGNILFRKGGVSDWKNLFTEDQNEKMDRAFEEHIAGTKLGKKLKYDLYCKA from the exons ATGGAGGagtcaaggaaaaaaattgttggTCTTGTGGAAAACGCAGAAGCAGCTGCCAACTCCATGCGTCGTGATGAACTGCTCTTTTCTTACAAGGGAATTCTCTACCCTACCACTGTTTGCAGTCCTGAAAGTTTCAAAGCCTTGGAGTCCTTTGAAGCCAGaagggatgatgtaattttggCAGGATACCCTAAATCCg GCACAAACTGGCTAAGTCAAATCTTAACTGACCTGATAGCCATATCTCAAAAGAAAACACCAGGTAGTGAAAGCAGTGTGAATGCTGAAGAACCAGCAGAATTCCCCTACCTTGAAGTTGGAGATGCTGGGAAATATGAG agaatgaCCAAATTACCTTCTCCAAGATTTATGGTTACTCATCTCCGTCCTGAAAATCTTCCCAAATCTATCTTCCAAAGCAATGCCAAG ATATTTTTACTGATTCGTAATCCAAAAGATGTTGCTACATCTTATTACCATTATTCCAATGGTTTGGCACTTCTTCCCTCCTATGAGACCTGGGATGATTTCTTCACAGATTTCATGACAAAGAAAA tgGCCTGGGGATGCTATTTTGAATACCTCTCTGAATGGAACAAATATGCtgacaaagaaaatattatgaCAATAACTTATGAAGAGATGAAAGAG AATCCTGCCCTGCGTGTGAAAAACATAGCCACGTTTTTTGGAATTCCCCTGAATGAGGACCAGCTCCATTTGGTACTAGACAGGAGCAGCTTCCAGTCCATGAAGAAAAACTCAGACAAGACCCATGGTTCAGCTGGCAATATTCTCTTTCGCAAAG GTGGTGTAAGTGACTGGAAGAATCTTTTCACTGAAGATCAGAATGAGAAAATGGACAGAGCATTTGAAGAACATATAGCAGGAACGAAACTTGGGAAAAAGTTGAAGTATGACTTGTACTGCAAAGCCTGA
- the LOC141728526 gene encoding sulfotransferase 6B1-like isoform X1, whose protein sequence is MEKSRKTVFDFLDEAIAAANSMHRDELLFSYKGIHYPITLCRSETFKSLESFEARRDDVILAGYPKSGTNWLSQILTDLIAISQKKTPGSESSVNAEEQEAYLEVGDAGKYERMTKLPSPRLMVTHLRPENLPKSIFQSNAKILLLIRNPKDVATSYFHFSNGLAFLPSYETWDDFFTDFMTKKMAWGCYLEYLSEWNKYADKENIMTITYEEVKENPALSVKNIATFFGIPLTEEQLQLVVERSSFQSMKKNSDKTHGSFGNIIFRKGGVSDWKNLFTEDQNEKMDKAFEEHIAGTKLGKKLKYDLYCKA, encoded by the exons atgGAAAAGTCCAGGAAAACAGTTTTTGATTTCCTAGATGAGGCAATAGCAGCAGCCAACTCCATGCATCGTGATGAACTGCTCTTTTCTTACAAGGGAATTCACTACCCTATCACACTTTGCAGATCTGAAACTTTCAAGTCCTTGGAGTCCTTTGAAGCCAGaagggatgatgtaattttggCAGGATACCCTAAATCCg GCACAAACTGGCTAAGTCAAATCTTAACTGATCTGATAGCCATATCTCAAAAGAAAACACCAGGTAGTGAAAGCAGTGTAAATGCTGAAGAACAAGAAGCATACTTAGAAGTTGGAGATGCTGGGAAATATGAG CGAATGACCAAATTACCTTCTCCAAGATTAATGGTTACTCATCTCCGTCCTGAAAATCTTCCCAAATCTATCTTCCAAAGCAATGCCAAG ataTTGTTACTGATTCGGAATCCAAAAGATGTTGCTACAtcttatttccatttttccaaTGGCTTGGCATTTCTTCCCTCCTATGAGACCTGGGATGATTTCTTCACAGATTTCATGACAAAGAAAA tGGCCTGGGGATGCTACCTTGAATACCTTTCTGAATGGAACAAATATGCCgacaaagaaaatattatgaCAATTACTTATGAAGAAGTAAAAGAG AATCCTGCCCTGAGTGTGAAAAACATAGCTACATTCTTTGGAATTCCCCTGACCGAGGAACAGCTCCAGCTAGTGGTAGAGAGGAGCAGCTTCCAGTCTATGAAGAAAAACTCAGACAAGACCCATGGGTCGTTTGGCAATATTATCTTTCGCAAAG GTGGTGTAAGTGACTGGAAGAATCTTTTCACTGAAGATCAGAATGAGAAAATGGACAAAGCATTTGAAGAACATATAGCAGGAACGAAACTTGGGAAAAAGTTGAAGTATGACTTGTACTGCAAAGCCTGA
- the LOC141728526 gene encoding sulfotransferase 6B1-like isoform X2 encodes MNLHGQNCAPCKSQLAVSCSCHRNVSSLLLQSSRIRSETFKSLESFEARRDDVILAGYPKSGTNWLSQILTDLIAISQKKTPGSESSVNAEEQEAYLEVGDAGKYERMTKLPSPRLMVTHLRPENLPKSIFQSNAKILLLIRNPKDVATSYFHFSNGLAFLPSYETWDDFFTDFMTKKMAWGCYLEYLSEWNKYADKENIMTITYEEVKENPALSVKNIATFFGIPLTEEQLQLVVERSSFQSMKKNSDKTHGSFGNIIFRKGGVSDWKNLFTEDQNEKMDKAFEEHIAGTKLGKKLKYDLYCKA; translated from the exons ATGAATCTGCATGGGCAGAACTGTGCACCGTGTAAGAGCCAGCTGGCAGTGTCCTGTAGCTGTCACAGAAATGTCTCCAGCCTCCTTCTGCAAAGCTCCAGAATCAG ATCTGAAACTTTCAAGTCCTTGGAGTCCTTTGAAGCCAGaagggatgatgtaattttggCAGGATACCCTAAATCCg GCACAAACTGGCTAAGTCAAATCTTAACTGATCTGATAGCCATATCTCAAAAGAAAACACCAGGTAGTGAAAGCAGTGTAAATGCTGAAGAACAAGAAGCATACTTAGAAGTTGGAGATGCTGGGAAATATGAG CGAATGACCAAATTACCTTCTCCAAGATTAATGGTTACTCATCTCCGTCCTGAAAATCTTCCCAAATCTATCTTCCAAAGCAATGCCAAG ataTTGTTACTGATTCGGAATCCAAAAGATGTTGCTACAtcttatttccatttttccaaTGGCTTGGCATTTCTTCCCTCCTATGAGACCTGGGATGATTTCTTCACAGATTTCATGACAAAGAAAA tGGCCTGGGGATGCTACCTTGAATACCTTTCTGAATGGAACAAATATGCCgacaaagaaaatattatgaCAATTACTTATGAAGAAGTAAAAGAG AATCCTGCCCTGAGTGTGAAAAACATAGCTACATTCTTTGGAATTCCCCTGACCGAGGAACAGCTCCAGCTAGTGGTAGAGAGGAGCAGCTTCCAGTCTATGAAGAAAAACTCAGACAAGACCCATGGGTCGTTTGGCAATATTATCTTTCGCAAAG GTGGTGTAAGTGACTGGAAGAATCTTTTCACTGAAGATCAGAATGAGAAAATGGACAAAGCATTTGAAGAACATATAGCAGGAACGAAACTTGGGAAAAAGTTGAAGTATGACTTGTACTGCAAAGCCTGA